In one window of Camelus dromedarius isolate mCamDro1 chromosome 7, mCamDro1.pat, whole genome shotgun sequence DNA:
- the HILPDA gene encoding LOW QUALITY PROTEIN: hypoxia-inducible lipid droplet-associated protein (The sequence of the model RefSeq protein was modified relative to this genomic sequence to represent the inferred CDS: deleted 1 base in 1 codon), which produces MKHMLNLYLLGVALTLLYIFVSLIESLGSLLGSPLPGSLATTRGRIANTEPPSAFQNIHPEGCDKTSLHRL; this is translated from the exons ATGAAGCATATGTTGAACCTCTATCTCTTAGGTGTGGCGCTGACCCTGCTCTACATCTTCGTTAGCCTGATAGAATCCCTGGGGAGCTTACTGGGGAGCCCATTGCCTGGGAGC CTTGCAACCACCAGAGGTCGAATAGCCAACACAGAGCCTCCAAGCGCCTTCCAGAACATCCATCCAGAGGGATGTGATAAGACCTCCCTCCACCGGCTGTAA